One window from the genome of Halomicrobium zhouii encodes:
- a CDS encoding NAD(P)-dependent alcohol dehydrogenase, whose protein sequence is MQVAVLTEPGEFAVEERDEPTPAADEVLIRMREVGICGSDVHYYEHGHIGDKVVEEPLVLGHESAGEVEAVGDAVDDLEAGDRIAIEPGVPCRRCAHCKRGEYHLCPDVTFMGTPPIDGAFAEYVAWPADFAYELPETVSLREGALCEPLSVGVHACRRGDVGPGDTVCITGAGPIGLVMMEVARAVGASDVVVADPVAKKRELARERGADLAVDPTESDLAAAVREHSGDGADVVIEASGAKPAIASTVDVARRGGTVVLVGLAAEADVPLDVLDLIDSELDVLGSYRYANTYPAAIELLADDAVDVEGFVDFESPLGDVREAFERASDPETVKGMITL, encoded by the coding sequence ATGCAAGTCGCCGTCCTCACCGAACCCGGCGAGTTCGCCGTCGAAGAGCGCGATGAGCCGACGCCGGCCGCCGACGAGGTGCTGATCCGGATGCGCGAAGTCGGCATCTGCGGCTCGGACGTCCACTACTACGAACACGGCCACATCGGCGACAAGGTCGTCGAGGAGCCGCTGGTGCTCGGCCACGAGAGCGCCGGCGAGGTCGAAGCCGTTGGCGACGCCGTCGACGACCTGGAAGCGGGCGACCGCATCGCCATCGAACCCGGCGTCCCGTGTCGCCGCTGTGCCCACTGCAAGCGCGGCGAGTACCACCTCTGCCCGGACGTGACGTTCATGGGGACGCCCCCCATCGACGGGGCGTTCGCCGAGTACGTCGCCTGGCCGGCGGACTTCGCCTACGAGCTTCCGGAGACCGTCTCACTCCGCGAGGGCGCGCTCTGTGAACCGCTCAGCGTCGGTGTCCACGCCTGCCGCCGGGGCGACGTCGGTCCCGGCGACACCGTCTGTATCACCGGCGCCGGCCCCATCGGCCTCGTCATGATGGAGGTAGCCCGCGCCGTCGGTGCGTCGGACGTCGTCGTCGCCGACCCCGTCGCGAAGAAGCGGGAACTGGCCCGCGAGCGCGGCGCCGACCTGGCCGTCGACCCGACAGAGTCCGACCTGGCAGCCGCCGTCCGGGAGCACTCGGGTGACGGCGCAGACGTGGTCATCGAGGCCTCGGGCGCGAAACCCGCCATCGCGTCGACCGTCGACGTCGCTCGCCGCGGCGGCACCGTGGTGCTGGTCGGCCTCGCCGCCGAGGCGGACGTCCCGCTGGACGTCCTGGACCTCATCGACAGCGAACTCGACGTGCTCGGGTCCTACCGCTACGCGAACACCTACCCGGCAGCCATCGAGCTGCTCGCCGACGACGCCGTCGACGTCGAGGGGTTCGTCGACTTCGAGTCGCCGCTCGGTGACGTACGCGAGGCCTTCGAGCGGGCCAGCGATCCCGAGACGGTGAAAGGGATGATCACGCTCTGA
- the trpD gene encoding anthranilate phosphoribosyltransferase: protein MQDYIERVTEGEDLTQDEARAAATAVFEDATEAQIGALLAALRAKGETETEIAGFAEGMRGAARTIEPDRTPLVDTCGTGGDDYNTINVSTTSTFVAAGAGVPIAKHGNYSVSSSSGSADVLEEVGVNVEAEPPAVEAAIEDDGIGFMLAPVFHPAMKAVIGPRKELGMRTIFNILGPLTNPAGADAQVLGVYDDELVPLIASALAHMDVERALVVHGAGLDEITIHDETTVAEVTGSSIEEYTIDPEDIGLQQHDIEAVAGGQPSENAADMRGIVEGSVDGAKRDVILANAGAAIYVSGEASSHREGVEMAEQAIESGGAADKLDDLRSARV, encoded by the coding sequence ATGCAGGACTACATCGAACGCGTGACCGAGGGAGAGGACCTGACGCAGGACGAGGCGCGAGCGGCCGCGACGGCGGTCTTCGAGGACGCCACGGAGGCCCAGATAGGGGCGCTCCTCGCGGCACTCCGGGCCAAGGGCGAGACCGAGACCGAGATCGCCGGCTTCGCCGAGGGGATGCGCGGTGCCGCGCGGACCATCGAACCGGACCGGACGCCGCTGGTCGACACCTGCGGCACTGGCGGTGACGACTACAACACGATCAACGTCTCGACGACGAGCACGTTCGTCGCCGCGGGCGCGGGCGTGCCCATCGCCAAGCACGGCAACTATTCGGTCTCCTCGTCGTCGGGGAGCGCCGACGTTCTGGAGGAAGTGGGCGTGAACGTCGAGGCCGAACCGCCCGCCGTCGAGGCGGCTATCGAGGACGACGGCATCGGGTTCATGCTCGCGCCGGTGTTCCACCCCGCGATGAAGGCCGTCATCGGCCCCCGCAAGGAACTGGGGATGCGGACCATCTTCAACATCCTCGGACCGCTGACGAACCCCGCCGGTGCCGACGCGCAGGTGCTCGGGGTGTACGACGACGAACTGGTCCCGCTGATCGCCAGCGCGCTCGCACACATGGACGTGGAGCGCGCGCTGGTGGTCCACGGAGCGGGTCTGGACGAGATCACGATCCACGACGAGACAACCGTCGCCGAGGTCACGGGGTCGTCCATCGAGGAGTACACGATCGACCCCGAGGACATCGGCCTCCAGCAACACGACATCGAGGCGGTCGCGGGCGGCCAGCCCTCGGAGAACGCCGCCGACATGCGCGGCATCGTCGAGGGGTCGGTCGACGGCGCCAAGCGCGACGTCATCCTCGCCAACGCCGGCGCGGCTATCTACGTCTCCGGCGAAGCGTCCTCCCACCGTGAAGGCGTCGAGATGGCCGAGCAAGCCATCGAATCTGGCGGCGCGGCCGACAAGCTCGACGACCTCCGGAGTGCGAGGGTATGA
- the trpG gene encoding anthranilate synthase component II has translation MSAADAAAGETDGKRVLFVDNFDSFTYNLVEYTSEHAETEVLKNTASLDEIRAVDPDAIIISPGPGHPKNDRDVGVTMDVLREVSPEVPTLGVCLGLEAAVHEYGGTVGRAPEPIHGKAFPVDHDGRGVFAGLDQGFQGGRYHSLVATAVPDCFEVTATTEAETDDGDTVELVMGIRHREYPIEAVQFHPESVLTAVGHDVIRNFLDGVSKTPN, from the coding sequence ATGAGCGCCGCCGACGCGGCGGCCGGCGAGACCGACGGGAAGCGCGTCCTCTTCGTCGACAACTTCGACTCGTTCACCTACAACCTCGTCGAGTACACGTCCGAACACGCCGAGACCGAGGTGCTGAAGAACACGGCATCGCTCGACGAGATCCGGGCGGTCGACCCGGACGCGATAATCATCTCGCCCGGACCGGGCCACCCGAAGAACGACCGGGACGTCGGCGTGACGATGGACGTCCTCCGCGAGGTCAGTCCCGAGGTGCCGACGCTCGGCGTCTGTCTCGGCCTCGAAGCCGCGGTCCACGAGTACGGCGGAACCGTCGGACGGGCCCCGGAACCCATCCACGGCAAGGCGTTCCCCGTCGACCACGACGGCCGCGGCGTCTTCGCCGGCCTCGACCAGGGGTTCCAGGGCGGGCGCTACCACTCGCTCGTCGCCACGGCGGTGCCCGACTGCTTCGAGGTGACGGCGACGACCGAGGCCGAAACTGACGACGGTGACACGGTCGAACTCGTGATGGGAATCCGCCACCGCGAGTACCCAATCGAAGCGGTGCAGTTCCACCCCGAGTCAGTCCTGACCGCCGTCGGCCACGACGTCATCCGGAACTTCCTGGACGGCGTTTCGAAGACGCCGAATTGA
- a CDS encoding HTH domain-containing protein: protein MSATPHIELYVRSLLPTGAHERQEAVVDQLQRLDREDQIGDFSVIVWGKQVARDSAAAHTEEGRYILNRVAEFKQWALSNNVSLESFYQTSTVDNEVTEDAYTAITLPVMGLAEYKNGELQHVAPCTKGDVVHTIMDRLERLEHGEPSALEQERRTASVV from the coding sequence ATGTCCGCCACCCCTCACATCGAACTGTACGTCCGCTCGCTCCTCCCCACCGGCGCCCACGAGCGCCAGGAGGCGGTCGTCGATCAGCTGCAACGGCTCGACCGAGAAGACCAGATCGGCGACTTCTCGGTCATCGTCTGGGGCAAACAGGTCGCTCGCGACTCCGCCGCCGCCCACACCGAGGAAGGCCGGTACATTCTGAACCGGGTCGCCGAGTTCAAGCAGTGGGCACTCTCGAACAACGTCTCGCTCGAATCGTTCTACCAGACGAGCACCGTGGACAACGAAGTCACCGAGGACGCCTACACCGCCATCACGCTCCCCGTCATGGGTCTGGCAGAGTACAAGAACGGGGAGCTCCAGCACGTCGCCCCCTGTACGAAGGGCGACGTCGTGCACACGATTATGGATCGGCTCGAACGCCTGGAGCACGGCGAACCGTCCGCACTCGAACAGGAGCGGCGGACCGCGAGCGTGGTCTGA
- the trpE gene encoding anthranilate synthase component I — protein sequence MTLDVSREEFVDLAAEGDGPTVVRAVADLDVAVEPLAAYAALTGRTSDAEGAGDSDYAFLLESAEKVASSDPDGAFAATTDDRHARYSFVGYDPDAVVTVDADDTAVETLDDRLDGLVTTNGGDVLDDLRATMPDVDLRGFPDHDRQLLDGGLVGFLAYDAVYDLWLEEVGVERPDSRFPDAQFVLSTATLRFDHAEDSVSLVFTPVLSDRADGHDGDGAGERYDELVAEAERVEAALRTADDLETGGFVREREDAGPRDEYEAAVEKAKESVLSGDIYQGVISRKRELYGEMDPIGLYESLREINPSPYMYLLDFDGLSVVGASPETLVSVAGDLITSNPIAGTCSRGTSPVEDRRLAGEMLADDKERAEHTMLVDLARNDVRRVGEPGSVRVEEFMNVLKYSHVQHIESTVTGTLAEDYDAFDAVRGTFPAGTLSGAPKIRAMEIIDDLEREPRGLYGGGVGYVSWTGDTDFAIVIRSATIEETGDGQQRTTVQAGAGIVADSVPASEYEETEKKMGGVLDAVEAIESEPAGSGADETDVDAAAGTGTGAGEVTR from the coding sequence GTGACCCTCGACGTCTCCCGCGAGGAGTTCGTCGACCTGGCTGCGGAGGGGGACGGACCGACGGTCGTCCGCGCGGTCGCCGACCTCGACGTGGCCGTCGAACCGCTGGCGGCCTACGCCGCGCTCACCGGCCGGACGTCGGACGCCGAGGGTGCCGGCGACAGCGACTACGCCTTCCTGCTGGAGAGTGCCGAGAAGGTCGCCTCCAGCGACCCCGACGGTGCCTTCGCCGCGACGACGGACGACCGGCACGCCCGCTACTCCTTCGTCGGCTACGACCCGGACGCCGTCGTCACGGTGGACGCCGACGACACTGCCGTCGAAACCCTCGACGACCGACTGGACGGACTGGTCACGACCAACGGCGGCGACGTGCTCGACGACCTGCGGGCCACCATGCCCGACGTCGACCTGCGCGGGTTCCCCGACCACGACCGCCAGCTGCTCGACGGCGGCCTCGTCGGCTTCCTCGCCTACGATGCCGTCTACGACCTCTGGCTCGAGGAGGTCGGCGTCGAGCGACCGGACTCCCGGTTCCCCGACGCCCAGTTCGTCCTGAGCACGGCGACGCTCCGGTTCGACCACGCCGAGGATTCGGTGTCGCTGGTGTTCACGCCCGTCCTCAGTGACCGTGCGGACGGTCACGATGGTGACGGGGCCGGCGAACGCTACGACGAACTTGTCGCCGAGGCCGAGCGCGTCGAGGCGGCCCTGAGGACCGCCGACGACCTGGAGACCGGCGGTTTCGTCAGAGAACGCGAGGACGCCGGACCTCGCGACGAGTACGAGGCCGCGGTCGAGAAAGCCAAGGAGTCGGTGCTCTCCGGCGACATCTACCAGGGCGTCATCTCTCGCAAGCGCGAGCTGTACGGCGAGATGGACCCCATCGGACTGTACGAATCGCTCCGCGAGATCAACCCCTCGCCGTACATGTACCTGCTCGACTTCGACGGCCTGAGCGTCGTCGGCGCGAGCCCCGAGACGCTCGTCTCCGTCGCGGGCGACCTGATCACCTCGAACCCCATCGCGGGCACGTGCTCGCGCGGGACCAGTCCCGTCGAGGACCGACGGCTCGCCGGCGAGATGCTCGCCGACGACAAGGAGCGGGCCGAGCACACGATGCTGGTCGACCTGGCGCGCAACGACGTGCGTCGCGTCGGCGAACCCGGCTCCGTCCGCGTCGAGGAGTTCATGAACGTCCTCAAGTACAGCCACGTCCAGCACATCGAGTCCACGGTGACGGGGACACTGGCCGAGGACTATGATGCGTTCGACGCAGTGCGGGGGACCTTCCCCGCCGGCACGCTCTCGGGCGCGCCGAAGATCCGCGCGATGGAGATCATCGACGACCTGGAACGCGAGCCGCGGGGCCTGTACGGCGGCGGCGTCGGCTACGTTTCCTGGACCGGCGACACCGACTTCGCCATCGTGATCCGGTCGGCGACGATAGAAGAGACGGGAGACGGGCAGCAACGAACCACCGTCCAGGCCGGGGCCGGCATCGTCGCCGACTCGGTGCCGGCGAGCGAGTACGAGGAGACCGAGAAGAAGATGGGCGGCGTCCTCGACGCCGTCGAGGCCATCGAGTCGGAACCGGCCGGGAGCGGGGCCGACGAGACAGACGTCGACGCCGCCGCTGGTACCGGTACCGGCGCCGGGGAGGTGACGCGATGA
- a CDS encoding NPCBM/NEW2 domain-containing protein yields the protein MTPNSHAEGGIAEQSTAERATTDDGPDDRSATTQPDSEDDPDVGRRDVLRSVAAAGAFSALGLGGAAGSASAAHDQGLSQTPPMGWNSWNTFGCDIDEGLIRDTADAMVTSGMAAAGYEYVNLDDCWMAHTRDSNGDLVANTTRFPSGMAALAEYVHDQGLEIGLYESAGTEPCASENNQYSAPGCLNNEYNDANTFARWGIDYLKYDNCGGHGGQSAWERFLRMSDALDQSGRDIVYSQCSWGQEGAEWTWAWRHGANLWRTTADITDSWDEGKSACDNNFFMGVTDIVDFQDCEDMHRYANWGHWNDPDMLEVGNPGLSETESRAHFGMWCLMAAPLIAGNDLRNMSQSTVDVLTNQEVVDVDQDPAGVQGRKVRDDGDREVWAKPLVDNEVAVGLFNRGSSSATISTMAAEVGLPSATDYVVRDLHAHTESISSGGISASVPAHGLALFRVTVNSGGADTRPTEYLSDWHWMAAYNGWNDVQRDASVDGNPITLNGTTYSKGLGTHAHSQVVYSLGGGYDRFQADVGIDDEVDGESASARFEVWGDGSKLYESPDVTPSSATESVDVSVSGVNTLKLITTPVSNSDGIDYDHTDWADARVSSGGGGGDGPIDEGTYIIENVNSGKLLDVYQNGTADGDDVIQWADNGGENQQWEAVRNADGSYHFLNVNSGKALAVEGGGTADGDTVVQWGYDGGSNQHWDVVDNGDGTYRLANVNSGKVADVDDGSTADGADVIQWAWHGGDNQKWTFSSI from the coding sequence ATGACACCCAATTCACACGCGGAGGGAGGCATCGCAGAGCAATCGACGGCCGAGCGAGCGACGACTGACGACGGCCCCGACGACAGATCGGCGACGACGCAACCGGACTCCGAGGACGACCCCGACGTCGGACGGCGCGACGTCCTCCGGTCGGTCGCCGCTGCGGGGGCGTTTTCGGCGCTGGGCCTCGGCGGTGCGGCGGGGTCGGCGAGCGCCGCCCACGACCAGGGGCTCTCGCAAACCCCCCCGATGGGGTGGAACAGCTGGAACACGTTCGGCTGTGACATCGACGAGGGGTTGATCCGGGACACCGCGGACGCGATGGTGACCAGCGGAATGGCCGCGGCGGGCTACGAGTACGTCAACCTGGACGACTGCTGGATGGCCCACACGCGCGATAGCAACGGGGATCTAGTGGCGAATACGACCCGGTTCCCGAGCGGAATGGCGGCGCTGGCCGAGTACGTCCACGATCAGGGGCTCGAGATCGGGCTCTACGAGTCCGCGGGGACGGAGCCCTGCGCCTCCGAGAACAACCAGTACTCGGCTCCCGGCTGTCTCAACAACGAGTACAACGACGCGAACACGTTCGCAAGGTGGGGGATCGATTACCTGAAGTACGACAACTGCGGGGGCCACGGCGGTCAGAGCGCCTGGGAGCGCTTCTTGCGGATGTCGGACGCGCTCGACCAGTCCGGTCGGGACATCGTCTACAGCCAGTGTTCCTGGGGACAGGAGGGCGCCGAGTGGACGTGGGCCTGGCGCCACGGGGCGAACCTCTGGCGGACGACGGCGGACATCACCGACTCCTGGGACGAGGGCAAGAGCGCCTGTGACAACAACTTCTTCATGGGCGTCACGGACATCGTCGACTTCCAGGACTGCGAGGACATGCACCGGTACGCGAACTGGGGCCACTGGAACGACCCCGACATGCTCGAAGTCGGCAACCCCGGCCTCAGCGAGACCGAGTCGCGCGCCCACTTCGGCATGTGGTGTCTCATGGCCGCGCCGCTCATCGCCGGCAACGACCTCCGGAACATGTCCCAGTCGACGGTGGACGTCCTGACGAACCAGGAGGTCGTCGACGTCGACCAGGACCCTGCCGGGGTTCAGGGCCGCAAGGTCCGCGACGACGGCGACCGAGAGGTCTGGGCGAAGCCGCTCGTCGACAACGAGGTCGCCGTCGGGCTGTTCAACCGGGGGAGTTCGTCGGCCACCATCTCGACGATGGCCGCCGAGGTGGGCCTCCCGAGCGCGACCGACTACGTCGTCCGCGACCTTCATGCGCACACCGAGAGCATCTCGTCGGGAGGCATCAGTGCGAGCGTTCCGGCACACGGTCTCGCGCTGTTCCGCGTCACCGTCAACTCCGGGGGCGCTGACACTCGCCCGACGGAGTACCTCAGCGACTGGCACTGGATGGCCGCGTACAACGGCTGGAACGACGTCCAACGCGACGCTTCCGTCGACGGGAACCCGATCACGCTGAACGGGACGACGTACAGCAAAGGGCTGGGCACGCACGCCCACTCCCAGGTCGTCTACAGCCTCGGCGGCGGCTACGACCGCTTCCAGGCCGACGTCGGCATCGACGACGAAGTAGACGGCGAGTCGGCGAGCGCCCGCTTCGAGGTCTGGGGTGACGGTAGCAAGCTATACGAGAGCCCGGACGTGACGCCGAGTTCGGCGACCGAGTCCGTCGACGTGAGCGTCTCGGGAGTGAACACGCTCAAACTGATCACGACGCCCGTTTCGAACAGCGACGGCATCGACTACGACCACACCGACTGGGCCGACGCCCGCGTGTCCAGCGGCGGTGGCGGCGGGGACGGTCCCATCGACGAGGGAACGTACATCATCGAGAACGTCAACAGCGGGAAGCTACTGGACGTCTACCAGAACGGGACCGCCGACGGTGACGACGTGATTCAGTGGGCGGACAACGGCGGCGAGAACCAGCAGTGGGAGGCCGTCCGAAACGCCGATGGCTCCTACCACTTCCTGAACGTCAACAGCGGCAAAGCGCTCGCCGTCGAGGGTGGCGGCACCGCCGACGGCGACACCGTCGTCCAGTGGGGCTACGACGGCGGTTCGAACCAGCACTGGGACGTCGTCGACAACGGCGACGGGACCTACCGACTGGCGAACGTCAACAGCGGCAAGGTCGCCGACGTCGACGACGGGTCGACCGCAGACGGTGCCGACGTCATCCAGTGGGCGTGGCACGGCGGCGACAACCAGAAGTGGACGTTTTCCTCGATCTGA
- a CDS encoding lycopene cyclase domain-containing protein — translation MIPDITVLGPYTYLATEVAWGTIAIALLWYAGAFRAAARTIAVLYPFAFVWDWYTLEVGVFAIPMRTGVELLGIPIEEHIFMVVVPAMVVGVHESLRSFEEDGH, via the coding sequence GTGATCCCCGATATCACCGTCCTGGGACCGTACACGTACCTCGCGACGGAGGTGGCGTGGGGCACCATCGCCATCGCGCTCCTGTGGTACGCCGGCGCGTTCCGCGCGGCCGCGCGCACCATCGCGGTCCTGTATCCCTTCGCGTTCGTCTGGGACTGGTACACGCTCGAGGTGGGCGTGTTCGCCATCCCGATGCGAACCGGCGTCGAACTGCTCGGGATCCCCATCGAGGAGCACATCTTCATGGTCGTCGTGCCCGCGATGGTCGTCGGCGTCCACGAATCGCTCCGTTCGTTCGAGGAGGACGGCCACTGA
- a CDS encoding phosphoribosylanthranilate isomerase: MTRVKVCGVTSPGDRDAVVAAGADAVGVISGVSVETPREVDQQTAVELVAGVPPLATSVLVTMPEAVQEAVRRVDAVRPDVVQVHAGLDPQELGALGHRVDAKVIAAVDAVQSDVEQFADAADALLVDSVDAEGAGGTGETHDWDRTRELVADLDVPVILAGGLTPDNVAEAIETVAPFAVDVASGVERARSGRDARRGAKQNDGVESEGGLKDHDAVEQFVSRAKAAGTGGPGAEVST, translated from the coding sequence ATGACGCGGGTGAAGGTCTGCGGCGTCACGTCGCCTGGGGACAGGGACGCGGTCGTCGCCGCCGGTGCGGACGCGGTCGGCGTGATCTCCGGCGTCTCCGTCGAGACCCCCCGAGAGGTCGACCAGCAGACGGCAGTCGAACTCGTCGCCGGCGTCCCGCCGCTCGCGACGAGCGTCCTCGTCACGATGCCCGAGGCCGTCCAGGAGGCGGTCCGCCGCGTCGACGCCGTCCGGCCCGACGTCGTCCAGGTCCACGCCGGACTCGACCCCCAGGAACTCGGCGCACTCGGCCACCGGGTCGACGCGAAGGTGATCGCCGCCGTCGACGCCGTGCAGTCCGACGTCGAACAGTTCGCCGACGCGGCGGACGCCCTGCTCGTCGATTCGGTCGACGCCGAGGGCGCCGGCGGGACCGGCGAGACCCACGACTGGGACCGGACGCGCGAACTCGTCGCCGACCTCGACGTCCCGGTGATCCTCGCCGGCGGCCTCACGCCCGACAACGTCGCCGAGGCCATCGAGACTGTCGCGCCCTTCGCCGTCGACGTCGCGTCGGGGGTTGAGCGGGCGCGAAGCGGCCGCGATGCTCGTCGTGGCGCGAAGCAGAACGACGGCGTCGAATCCGAAGGCGGCCTCAAGGACCACGACGCCGTCGAACAGTTCGTCTCGCGAGCGAAAGCGGCGGGTACCGGTGGTCCCGGTGCGGAGGTGTCGACGTGA
- a CDS encoding CBS domain-containing protein — translation MNIADIATSDFVAIDADKRLGKVRSIFERENPKGIVVTEGGEYAGIITQKQFVQSHVEDDAKAGAMMRSAPRVERTDDVREVARVLVEGGSKIAPVFEGDKLWGIVTGDAILEAVLDNLDALTVADIYTENVVTVTEDTHVGQAINSLREHGISRVPVVDVDGHLSGMVTTHDIVDVVVRDMTKATRGDRAGEVDRVLDLPVYDVMNSPVATAAMDDSVRDAVERMLDNDYAGLVVTPDGDDRTIAGIVTKTDVLRALTFTEEEHMDVQITNVSLLGTLERGDVRESIEEVVDKYQEMQVQHAHVRFQQHKERLRGTPLIQCQIRLRTNKGQAAGSGEGYGADTAFNVALDKLERNVLERKGIQADEEYRGQLLRKLGEL, via the coding sequence ATGAATATAGCCGACATCGCCACCAGTGACTTCGTCGCTATCGACGCCGACAAACGCCTCGGCAAGGTTCGCTCTATCTTCGAGCGGGAGAACCCCAAGGGGATCGTCGTGACCGAGGGTGGTGAGTACGCCGGCATCATCACGCAAAAGCAGTTCGTCCAGTCCCACGTGGAAGACGACGCGAAGGCTGGGGCGATGATGCGCTCGGCGCCCAGGGTCGAACGGACCGACGACGTCCGGGAGGTCGCACGGGTCCTCGTCGAGGGCGGGTCGAAGATCGCCCCCGTGTTCGAAGGCGACAAACTCTGGGGAATCGTCACCGGTGACGCCATCCTCGAGGCCGTCCTCGACAACCTCGACGCGCTCACCGTCGCGGACATCTACACCGAGAACGTCGTGACGGTGACCGAGGACACCCACGTCGGGCAGGCGATCAACAGCCTGCGCGAACACGGCATCTCCCGGGTGCCCGTCGTCGACGTCGACGGCCACCTCTCCGGGATGGTGACGACCCACGACATCGTCGACGTGGTCGTCCGGGACATGACCAAGGCCACGCGTGGCGACCGCGCCGGCGAGGTCGACCGCGTCCTCGACCTCCCGGTCTACGACGTGATGAACAGCCCCGTCGCCACCGCTGCCATGGACGACTCCGTCCGCGACGCCGTCGAGCGGATGCTCGACAACGACTACGCCGGCCTGGTCGTCACGCCCGACGGTGACGACCGGACCATCGCCGGCATCGTCACCAAGACGGACGTCCTGCGCGCGCTCACGTTCACGGAAGAGGAACACATGGACGTCCAGATAACCAACGTCTCCCTGCTGGGCACGCTTGAACGCGGCGACGTCCGCGAGAGCATCGAGGAGGTCGTCGACAAGTACCAGGAGATGCAGGTCCAGCACGCCCACGTCCGGTTCCAGCAGCACAAGGAACGACTCCGCGGCACGCCCCTGATCCAGTGTCAGATCCGCCTGCGAACCAACAAGGGCCAGGCCGCCGGCTCCGGCGAGGGCTACGGCGCCGACACGGCGTTCAACGTCGCTCTCGACAAGCTCGAACGCAACGTGCTCGAACGCAAGGGGATCCAGGCCGACGAGGAGTACCGCGGCCAGCTGCTCCGGAAGCTGGGCGAGCTGTAG